Proteins from a genomic interval of Bacteroidota bacterium:
- a CDS encoding YbaN family protein, with product MSVHEDASPTSSSRMVRGGWLVVGLSCVGLGALGVVVPGLPTTVFFIGAAACFARSSPRLERWVLGLPTIGPLVQGYRDGLGMPRRAKGMAIAAIAVAVSLSLWSIPSWIGRSAVATLGLVGVAYIALQVPTRERVLAERVRRDRIQREHGRHERDRHEHAE from the coding sequence ATGTCTGTCCACGAGGACGCTTCGCCGACATCTTCCAGCCGCATGGTACGCGGAGGGTGGCTCGTCGTTGGCTTGTCGTGCGTCGGACTAGGAGCGCTGGGCGTGGTGGTGCCTGGGCTTCCCACGACGGTATTCTTTATCGGCGCGGCGGCGTGCTTCGCCCGGTCGAGTCCGCGCCTGGAGCGCTGGGTGCTCGGGCTGCCCACCATCGGGCCGCTGGTGCAGGGCTACCGCGACGGCTTGGGAATGCCGAGGCGCGCCAAAGGAATGGCCATCGCTGCCATCGCCGTGGCCGTCTCGCTGAGCCTCTGGTCGATCCCGTCGTGGATCGGGCGCTCAGCCGTCGCCACGCTCGGACTGGTCGGTGTGGCCTACATCGCCCTGCAGGTGCCCACGCGCGAACGGGTCCTGGCCGAGCGCGTCCGGCGCGACCGGATCCAACGCGAGCACGGCCGCCACGAGCGCGACCGCCACGAGCACGCAGAGTAA
- a CDS encoding VWA domain-containing protein, translating to MLRAPLFFLPVLLLLVSGRPSALAQDAPGRAIYVIMDGSGSMWGALPDASRKVEVAKAVLQNFVAQDFGSADLALRVYGHRERRNCRDSELVVPLGDAATAVPQVEAFARELNPLGMTPIAYSLREALNDMDGRAGEIILITDGNETCDEDPCTLVRAWREQDIAVNVHVVGFGIEAQERGALQCIAEAAGTAYRDASSADELAAELAQIREDVVEESPTEAEPGPPPSGGSVALTLRGVDAQGNAMPIEGHLVQDGVERFAVTSDGRNVVEAGPYDLVVGVRTQNGTLYRPVTRPLTTSATDDMVVEVEVVVPPSASAVFIENGEERRGALIRAYQDGAEVFTFRPFDTVYVDEGTYTFQSTLNQDNTLEVTASFAAGEHKTLRFEAVATVRARFSMHAGSSDVRLRGNYDLYQDGEKRYDVHTSNGADIRPGTYDIHLDNDLIPHVERGVVVPASPEEQHIEFDVPVGFVTFVYESADGTREGDRRVFIGRGERGRSRTKQSGERIALVPGTYRAEGWPGTYDTLVFEVVAGSEQTIALRTP from the coding sequence ATGCTTCGCGCCCCTCTGTTTTTCTTGCCCGTCCTCCTCCTGCTCGTCAGTGGACGCCCGAGCGCTCTGGCGCAAGACGCGCCGGGCCGTGCGATCTACGTCATCATGGACGGCTCGGGATCGATGTGGGGCGCGCTGCCCGACGCCTCGCGCAAGGTCGAGGTCGCCAAGGCCGTGCTCCAGAACTTCGTGGCGCAGGACTTCGGCAGCGCCGACCTTGCACTGCGCGTCTACGGCCACCGCGAGCGCCGCAACTGCCGCGACTCCGAGCTCGTCGTCCCCCTCGGCGACGCCGCGACGGCCGTGCCGCAGGTCGAGGCGTTCGCTCGCGAGTTAAACCCGCTCGGCATGACGCCCATCGCCTATAGCCTCCGGGAAGCTCTCAATGACATGGACGGGCGCGCGGGCGAGATCATCCTCATCACCGACGGCAACGAGACGTGCGACGAGGACCCGTGCACGCTCGTCCGCGCCTGGCGCGAGCAGGACATCGCCGTCAACGTGCACGTGGTCGGGTTCGGCATTGAAGCACAGGAACGGGGGGCGCTCCAGTGCATCGCCGAGGCCGCGGGTACCGCGTACCGCGACGCATCTTCCGCCGACGAACTCGCGGCCGAGCTGGCGCAGATCCGCGAGGACGTCGTCGAGGAATCCCCGACCGAAGCCGAGCCGGGCCCTCCGCCCAGCGGCGGCTCCGTGGCGCTCACCCTGCGCGGCGTGGATGCCCAGGGCAACGCGATGCCCATCGAAGGCCATCTCGTGCAGGACGGCGTCGAGCGCTTCGCCGTCACGAGCGACGGGCGCAACGTCGTAGAGGCAGGCCCCTACGACCTCGTCGTGGGCGTGCGCACGCAAAACGGCACGCTCTACCGCCCCGTGACGCGCCCCCTCACCACCAGCGCGACGGACGACATGGTCGTGGAGGTCGAGGTCGTCGTGCCGCCGTCGGCCAGCGCCGTGTTCATCGAGAACGGCGAGGAGCGGCGGGGCGCGCTCATCCGCGCCTACCAGGACGGCGCGGAGGTCTTCACCTTCCGCCCGTTCGACACCGTCTACGTGGACGAGGGCACCTACACGTTCCAGAGCACGCTCAACCAGGACAACACGCTGGAGGTCACCGCGTCGTTCGCAGCGGGCGAGCACAAGACGCTGCGCTTCGAGGCCGTCGCCACGGTCCGCGCGCGCTTCAGCATGCACGCGGGCTCGTCGGACGTCCGGCTGCGCGGCAACTACGACCTCTACCAGGACGGCGAGAAGCGCTACGATGTCCACACGTCGAACGGCGCCGACATCCGACCGGGCACCTACGACATCCACCTCGACAACGACCTCATTCCCCATGTCGAGCGGGGCGTCGTGGTGCCTGCGTCGCCAGAGGAGCAGCACATCGAATTCGACGTGCCCGTCGGGTTCGTAACGTTCGTCTACGAGAGCGCCGACGGGACGCGGGAGGGCGACCGCCGCGTGTTCATCGGGCGGGGCGAGCGCGGGCGGTCGCGCACGAAGCAGTCCGGCGAGCGCATCGCGCTCGTCCCAGGCACCTACCGCGCCGAGGGCTGGCCGGGCACCTACGACACGCTCGTCTTCGAGGTCGTGGCAGGCTCGGAGCAGACCATCGCCCTCCGCACGCCGTGA
- a CDS encoding CIA30 family protein — MLPVFLSLLLALTTSPDQGEPEAHQQSDPTMTLFEFDAPDDAAWQVVNDGVMGGRSQGYINIESGVLRFHGTLVTQGGGFTSIRISRAADLSAYDGVELRVRGGGRTFEVEVDDGTMRGWRRVSRQAPFETTPEWTWVRVPFSALGTTVWGQPVNATPIDVASVEAFGFYIVDGIDGPFELEVEAIRAYRDTTD, encoded by the coding sequence ATGCTGCCCGTTTTCCTTTCGCTCCTCCTCGCCCTCACGACTAGCCCGGATCAGGGCGAGCCTGAAGCGCATCAACAGTCTGATCCCACCATGACCCTGTTCGAGTTCGACGCCCCCGACGACGCGGCCTGGCAGGTCGTCAACGACGGCGTCATGGGCGGGCGCTCGCAAGGTTACATCAACATCGAAAGCGGCGTCCTCCGCTTTCACGGTACGCTCGTCACGCAGGGCGGCGGCTTCACGTCCATCCGCATCAGCCGGGCAGCAGACCTGAGCGCCTACGACGGCGTCGAACTGCGCGTGCGCGGCGGCGGCCGGACGTTCGAGGTCGAGGTGGACGACGGGACGATGCGCGGGTGGCGGCGGGTGTCGCGGCAAGCCCCCTTCGAGACGACGCCTGAATGGACCTGGGTGCGCGTGCCCTTCAGCGCCCTCGGCACGACGGTCTGGGGCCAGCCGGTCAACGCCACGCCCATCGACGTAGCGTCCGTGGAGGCGTTCGGCTTCTACATCGTGGACGGTATCGATGGGCCCTTCGAACTGGAGGTCGAGGCCATCCGGGCCTACCGCGATACGACTGATTGA
- a CDS encoding serine/threonine-protein kinase — METQRWHQVKALFEDAVGRPRATRSAFLDEACDDPALRAEVEALLVAHDDDTPFLDEPVPAAVWSLLDQPVRLPEGTRLGPYRLLQPVGEGGMGVVYLAERADGQFERRVAIKLVRRGALDRRLVRRFEAERRLLATLDHPGIARLLDGGVTPGLPGAPDGLPYLVLDYVEGEPLTDYADRHRLSVRDRLGLFRHVCDAVQYAHQNLIVHRDLKPSNILVTPEGHVKLLDFGIAKLLEGEESVESPSESAGVRALTPSYAAPEQVRGEAVTTATDVYALGVLLYELLAGRRPYDVPGRVVAEVERVICEEVPSPPSATVGLEDADVARLRGTTLRRLRRQLRGDLDAIVGKALAKDPAARYASAAHLDDDLRRHLDGFPIRARRSAPLYRASAFVRRHTVGVGATVVIALVLLGGILATTRQARIAAQRFESVRALSNTLLSDIHDGIRDLPGATPARRTLVASALAYLNELYQEGRTDPALQFELAEAYAQVGEVQGHPHYTNLGDLEGAIESYRRAFELRAALWRRDSTDARVRLVLADSYGHLAAVVGWRGGEDDVTAMRRRAMGLLAPLVAQTPPSADARHVHGRIQSEHGWGLVFDGQYDEGLAALHASIATLEPLVNDAPDDLALALHLWRATSYLADGLRFSGQNAALLDLMQADGLPLLHRLEERHPNHARVQYGLHIAYGYLGLAQGRLGLRDGDQAPASIRRSLAYADAMAQTDPTNQKGEEAQARALSALARVYANRGRTDDALVALRRSLALAERRYEADLDNVEAGNRVALLHRSICRMLAGVDRPAEALPACEAAVRVQEAVTSATTSVVYLGNLGSAYAHTARLHRTLAELALDADQRAAHRAEALRWYRLGVETLHIVKARHADADNEDHAWEVHPDSLAAEYATVRSGR; from the coding sequence ATGGAAACGCAACGCTGGCACCAGGTGAAAGCCCTCTTCGAGGACGCCGTCGGGCGCCCCCGGGCGACGCGGTCTGCCTTCCTAGACGAGGCGTGTGACGATCCCGCGCTACGCGCCGAGGTCGAGGCGCTGCTGGTCGCGCACGACGACGACACGCCCTTTCTCGACGAGCCTGTGCCGGCGGCTGTGTGGTCGCTGCTGGACCAGCCCGTGCGCCTGCCCGAGGGGACGCGCCTAGGGCCGTACCGGCTGCTCCAGCCCGTCGGCGAAGGGGGGATGGGCGTGGTCTACCTCGCCGAGCGCGCCGACGGGCAGTTCGAACGCCGCGTTGCGATCAAGCTCGTCCGCCGCGGTGCGCTGGACCGGCGGCTCGTGCGCCGCTTCGAGGCGGAACGGCGGCTGCTCGCCACGCTCGACCACCCGGGCATCGCGCGGCTGCTGGACGGCGGCGTGACGCCCGGACTCCCCGGCGCGCCCGACGGGCTGCCCTACCTCGTGTTGGACTACGTCGAGGGCGAGCCGCTCACGGACTACGCCGACCGGCACCGGCTCTCCGTCCGAGACCGCCTCGGGCTCTTTCGCCACGTGTGCGACGCCGTCCAGTACGCCCACCAAAACCTGATCGTCCACCGCGACCTCAAGCCGTCCAACATCCTCGTGACGCCGGAGGGGCACGTGAAGCTGCTCGACTTCGGCATCGCCAAGCTGTTGGAGGGCGAGGAGTCGGTCGAGAGCCCCAGCGAGAGCGCGGGCGTCCGCGCGCTGACGCCGTCCTACGCCGCTCCCGAGCAGGTGCGCGGCGAGGCGGTCACGACCGCGACCGACGTCTATGCGCTGGGCGTGCTGCTCTACGAACTGCTCGCGGGCCGCCGCCCCTACGACGTACCAGGCCGCGTCGTCGCCGAGGTCGAGCGCGTGATCTGCGAGGAGGTCCCGTCGCCGCCGAGTGCGACCGTGGGGTTGGAGGACGCCGATGTGGCTCGGCTGCGTGGCACGACTCTGCGCAGATTGCGCCGACAGCTCAGGGGCGACCTCGATGCCATCGTTGGGAAGGCGCTCGCGAAGGACCCGGCCGCGCGCTACGCCTCCGCCGCCCACCTCGACGACGACCTCCGGCGGCACCTCGACGGCTTCCCCATCCGCGCCCGACGGTCCGCGCCGCTCTACCGCGCCTCGGCGTTCGTGCGTCGCCACACGGTCGGTGTCGGAGCGACGGTGGTGATCGCGCTGGTGCTGCTCGGCGGCATCCTCGCCACCACGCGCCAGGCCCGCATCGCCGCGCAGCGGTTCGAGAGCGTGCGCGCCCTCTCCAACACGCTCCTCTCCGACATCCATGATGGCATCCGCGACCTGCCGGGGGCCACGCCAGCCCGCCGGACGCTCGTCGCCAGCGCGCTCGCCTACCTCAACGAGTTGTACCAGGAGGGGCGCACCGACCCTGCGCTGCAGTTCGAACTGGCCGAGGCCTACGCACAGGTCGGCGAGGTGCAGGGGCACCCGCACTACACCAACCTCGGCGACCTCGAAGGGGCGATCGAGAGCTACCGCCGGGCGTTCGAGCTGCGGGCTGCGCTGTGGCGCCGCGACTCGACCGACGCCCGCGTGCGGCTGGTGCTCGCCGACAGCTACGGCCACCTGGCCGCCGTTGTCGGCTGGCGTGGGGGCGAAGACGACGTGACCGCGATGCGCCGCCGGGCGATGGGGCTGCTCGCGCCCCTCGTCGCGCAGACGCCGCCCAGCGCTGACGCGCGCCACGTGCACGGCCGAATTCAGAGCGAGCACGGCTGGGGCCTCGTCTTCGACGGGCAGTACGACGAGGGACTGGCGGCGCTCCACGCCAGCATCGCCACACTGGAGCCGCTCGTGAACGATGCCCCCGACGACCTCGCGCTCGCGCTCCACCTCTGGCGGGCCACCTCCTACCTCGCCGACGGCCTGCGCTTCTCGGGACAGAACGCGGCGCTCCTCGACCTCATGCAGGCGGACGGGCTCCCACTCCTGCATCGCCTGGAAGAGCGCCATCCCAACCACGCGCGGGTGCAGTACGGTCTCCACATCGCCTACGGGTACCTCGGGCTGGCGCAGGGCCGCCTCGGTCTCCGCGACGGCGACCAGGCCCCGGCCTCGATCCGCCGCTCGCTCGCCTACGCCGACGCGATGGCGCAGACCGACCCGACCAACCAGAAGGGCGAGGAGGCGCAGGCCCGGGCGCTCTCGGCGCTCGCGCGGGTGTACGCCAACCGGGGCCGCACCGACGATGCCCTCGTGGCGCTTCGCCGCTCGCTCGCGCTGGCCGAGCGTCGCTACGAGGCCGACCTCGACAACGTGGAAGCGGGCAACCGCGTCGCGCTGCTCCACCGCTCCATCTGCCGCATGCTCGCGGGCGTCGACCGACCGGCGGAGGCGCTCCCCGCGTGCGAAGCGGCCGTGCGGGTGCAGGAGGCGGTCACGAGCGCCACGACCTCGGTGGTCTACCTCGGCAACCTGGGCTCCGCCTACGCGCACACGGCTCGGCTGCACCGCACCCTCGCCGAGCTGGCC
- a CDS encoding isoprenylcysteine carboxylmethyltransferase family protein produces the protein MTRLFQEAKEASAAWNLAKTALQTSVFWAVLLFLVPGLLVCIEAMLGVPSFAPQRGGGVAVFVVASALGLWSGATMAVVGQGTPLPLDTARKLVIRGPYAWVRNPMAVAGLTQGAGVGLVLGSWGVLLYVLAGGLLWHTLVRPVEEADLAARFGASFEQYRRAVRCWWPRWRR, from the coding sequence ATGACGAGGCTGTTTCAAGAGGCAAAGGAGGCTTCGGCCGCGTGGAACCTGGCTAAAACGGCGCTCCAAACATCGGTCTTCTGGGCGGTGTTGCTGTTTCTCGTTCCCGGTCTGCTCGTGTGCATCGAGGCGATGCTCGGCGTGCCGTCGTTTGCGCCGCAGCGGGGGGGCGGCGTCGCCGTGTTCGTGGTGGCGAGTGCGCTCGGCCTCTGGAGCGGGGCCACGATGGCCGTCGTGGGGCAGGGCACGCCGCTGCCGCTCGACACGGCCCGGAAGCTGGTGATCCGCGGGCCCTATGCCTGGGTCCGCAACCCGATGGCGGTCGCTGGGCTGACGCAGGGGGCAGGCGTCGGCCTCGTCCTCGGCTCGTGGGGCGTGCTGCTCTACGTCCTCGCCGGGGGTCTTCTCTGGCACACGCTCGTCCGACCCGTGGAGGAAGCCGACCTTGCCGCGCGGTTTGGGGCCTCGTTCGAGCAGTACCGGCGCGCCGTGCGGTGCTGGTGGCCGCGATGGCGACGGTAG
- a CDS encoding SUMF1/EgtB/PvdO family nonheme iron enzyme translates to MPRSSRLALLLIAACLSGSHGSAQSGADYTEVVQGVPFVMKAIPAGTFQQGCGEADEPCIEEEWVDYEAGIRQQSVSVAAFYLAETETTWALYQRCIDAGACPDNTADGGDNGWGKGTRPAIEMSWNDITTAFLPWLNRETGGAYRLPTEAEWAYAARAGTTTPYPWGDEADCSKARYGFITEDCGRPTSTVPVKSYPPNAFGLYDMHGNVWEFVSECWQSGHADALGLQTNLFGGEACEEFVLRGGSWLNAPHEIRTTMRARHVRTYRESGDGFRLAHDLG, encoded by the coding sequence ATGCCTCGTTCAAGTCGTCTCGCTCTCCTCCTGATTGCTGCGTGCCTGAGCGGTTCGCACGGGTCTGCTCAGTCGGGCGCGGACTACACCGAGGTCGTGCAGGGCGTCCCGTTTGTGATGAAGGCGATCCCCGCCGGGACCTTTCAGCAAGGCTGCGGCGAGGCCGACGAGCCGTGCATCGAAGAGGAGTGGGTGGACTACGAGGCCGGCATCCGGCAGCAGTCGGTGTCGGTGGCGGCGTTCTACCTCGCCGAGACGGAGACCACCTGGGCGCTCTACCAGCGCTGCATCGACGCCGGGGCCTGCCCCGACAACACCGCCGACGGGGGCGACAACGGCTGGGGCAAAGGCACCCGTCCTGCAATCGAGATGAGCTGGAACGACATAACGACGGCGTTCCTCCCGTGGCTCAACCGCGAGACGGGCGGAGCCTATCGCCTGCCCACCGAAGCCGAATGGGCGTACGCCGCCCGCGCAGGCACGACCACCCCCTACCCCTGGGGCGATGAGGCTGATTGCTCGAAGGCGCGCTACGGCTTCATCACCGAGGACTGCGGCCGCCCGACGTCCACGGTGCCGGTCAAGAGCTACCCGCCCAATGCGTTCGGGCTCTACGACATGCACGGCAACGTGTGGGAGTTCGTCTCCGAATGCTGGCAGTCGGGGCACGCCGACGCGCTCGGGCTGCAGACGAACCTGTTTGGCGGCGAGGCCTGCGAGGAATTCGTCCTGCGGGGCGGCTCCTGGCTCAACGCGCCGCACGAAATCCGCACCACCATGCGCGCCCGGCACGTCCGCACCTACCGCGAGAGCGGCGACGGCTTCCGCCTCGCTCACGACCTGGGCTGA